The sequence CCGAGCACCACCGCGCCCGCCGTCGCCCCGGCGCCGAAGGAGACCAGCAGCGTGGGGCGCCCGGGGTCGACGCGGCCGGCGGCGAGCGCCTCGTCGAGCGCGATGGGGACCGTGGCCGCGCCGGTGTTGCCGTAGCGGTCCACGTTCACGAACACGCGCTCCATCCCCGTCCCCAGCTCCCGCGCCAGCGCCTCGACGATGCGCAGGTTGGCCTGGTGCGGGACCACGAGGCCGACCTCCTCCATCTCCACTCCGGCGCGCGCCAGCGCGATCCTCGCCTGCTCCGCCATCGTGCGCACGGCGGCGCGGAAGAGCTTCGTCCCCTCCATGCGCAGCAGGTGCGAGCGCTCCTCCAGCACGCCGTGGTCGAACGGCTGCGCCGAGCCGCCCGCGGGGCGCTGGAGCGCGCCCGCCAGCCGCCCGTCCGCCCACCACGAGACGGCGCGCACCGCCAGCGGGCCCGCGCCGCGCGCCAGCACCGCCGCTCCCGCCCCGTCGCCGAAGAGCGGCCCCGTGGCCGGGTCGGCGCGGTCGGTGACGGTGGAGAGCTTCTCCGCGCCCACGACCAGCGCGGCGTCCGCGTCTCCCGCCCGCAGGAGCGCGCGGGCGGCGACGAGCGCGTACGTCCACCCCGCGAAGCCCGCCTCCACGTCGAAGCAGGCGGCGCGAGCGGCGCCGAGCGCGGCCTGCAGCTCGCAGGCGGTGGGCGGGGTGAGGTGGTCGGGGGTGGAGGTGGCGACGACGATCAGGCCGACGTCGTCCGGCGGGAGGGCGGCGGAGGCGAGCGCGGCGCGGCCGGCGTGGAGCGCCATCGCCGCGGTGCCCTCGCCGTCCCCGGCGACGCGGCGCTCGCGGATGCCGGTGCGGCGGACGATCCACG comes from Longimicrobium sp. and encodes:
- a CDS encoding ketoacyl-ACP synthase III, giving the protein MDALVRIAGTGRYLPGRVLANAEAARAAGVDEAWIVRRTGIRERRVAGDGEGTAAMALHAGRAALASAALPPDDVGLIVVATSTPDHLTPPTACELQAALGAARAACFDVEAGFAGWTYALVAARALLRAGDADAALVVGAEKLSTVTDRADPATGPLFGDGAGAAVLARGAGPLAVRAVSWWADGRLAGALQRPAGGSAQPFDHGVLEERSHLLRMEGTKLFRAAVRTMAEQARIALARAGVEMEEVGLVVPHQANLRIVEALARELGTGMERVFVNVDRYGNTGAATVPIALDEALAAGRVDPGRPTLLVSFGAGATAGAVVLG